The genomic segment ctccaccacctccaccccgCAGTAATCCACCACCTaaacgtctctctctccataaaGCACTACCTTCAAGAGAGGACTTACAGGTTCATGCTACCATCCAAGAGCTAAAAGTCTACCAAGAACAACAAGCCTACCAGGAAAGACAAGCCTATGAGGAACAGAAAGTGTACAAGGAGAGGCAGGCGTATGAAGAGCAGAAAGCCTATGAAGAACAACAACTGTTTCAAGAGCAACAGGCCTACCAGGAGAAACTTTTCAAAGAGAGACAAGCTTATGAAGAGCAGAAAGCATACGAGGAGCAAAAAGCTTTTGAAGAGCAACAAATGTACCAGGAGCAACAAGCCTACCAAGAAAGACAAGCGTACGAACAGCGTCAAGCCTACCAGGAACAAAAAGTATATGAACAGCGTCAAGCCTATAAGGAGCAAAAAGCATTTGAAGAGCTCCAAGCCTACCAGGAGCAAAAAGCCTACGAGGAGCGCAAAGCTTATGAGGAGCAAAAAGCCTTCGAGGAGCAACAAGCGTATCAAGAGCAACAGATGCAGCAGATCTACCAGAGTCACCACTCAATGCCTACCCAGCCAACACAGCAAAAAGCTCAATCGCCACTTCCTCTCCAACAACTTCACCAGTCCTTACCCCCGCTCCCCTCTCCAGACTCCACCCATCAACACGCCAACCATCCTCTTTATATAATGCGCCTAGCACAGCAGCAACAGGCCACCCAGAGTCATCACCACCGACGTCTGTCTCGGTCAGCCCCTCCACCACATCAGCCATCAACCCAACCGACAGCCCATCCCAGCCAACAAGATCAGTATGCTGAGGGCATCTACCAAAGTCAGCAGGGCCTGAGACCCCATCCCCACCATTCTTCAGCGGAGATGCTCCACCAGATGCACCAAGCACCAGCCCATCACTCCTCCGCCGAGATGCTCAACCAGTTGCAACAATCCCAGGCCCACCACTCATCTGCTGAGATGCTCCAGCAGATGCAACAAGCCCATGCCCACTACTCCTCTTCAGAAATGCTCCACCAAATACACAAATCCAAGGCTGAGCATTCTTCAACAGAGTTTCTGCACCAAATGCAGCCTCACCACTCATCAACAGAACTTCTCCATCAAGCTCACCAGATGCTTCGGGGTCAACCGCACCATTCGTCCTCTGAGCTGCTCCATCAAATGCACAAGCCGCAGACTCACCACTCCTCCACAGAGCTGCTCCATCAAGCCCATCAAATGCACCAACCTGTGCCCCATCACTCCTCCACAGAGCTCCTGCATCAAGCCCAGCAAGAGCCTGCCTCCCTTTCAGTTCAGCTAAAACGAGACAGCCATTCACACCAGAGCCGCAGAAGTCTTAAGGGTCATCATCGAACCCAAGTGTCACCTCAAGGGAGACACCAAGAGCAGCAGATCCATCACCCCCAGCCCACCAAACCCTCTCCCCAGAGACCCCACTCTATCCAGCAGACCCACCACCACTCCAGCACACCTCAGATCCACCACATCCACCACATGACCCCACAGCCCCCTCCGAAGGACTTCCAACACCAGATTCATGTCATCCACCCTCCACAGCAGCCCCACAGCCCCCAGCCTCTTCTTTCTACCTTTCAGCCCCTCCAGCCCCCGCAGCCCAGCCTCTCCACTTTCCAGCCTCTTCCCCAACACCACCAATTGCAGCACCAAGTCCAGTCTTCCACCAAAACTGCCCGTCCACATTCCCAGCCCTCACATCACCTTCTGCAGTCCCAAAACCAGCCGCAATCCCAGTCGTCCCACCATAAACAGTCCCATGGCCAGAGTCAGCCCCAGTCCCTCCCCCACTCTCTGTCTGATCCCACAGAGCACCTACTagagccccctccccctccacccccgcccccacctTGCTCTCCTCCACCACTGCCACGGCCCGGTCTGTCCAGAATGGATTCCAACCACATGAGTGTCAAGAGGTTGCGCTGGGAGCAAGTGGAGAATTCAGAGGGGACTATCTGGGGACAGGTGAGTTGTTTGGGGTTTGGACATGGGGACCTAAGGTCTCttgaaatgcaaacacactttatattttagaaaactaaatttaaaacGTAGAACTATAAGATTTAGTCATGAAATCGTAATTTATATAGCACCATTTTTGTATATCTTTGGTAGTTGGGAGCAAATTCTGATTATGATAAACTGCATGACATGGTGAAGTATCTGGATCTGGAGCTGCACTTTGGGACACAGAAGAGCTCCAGTGAGTACAAGTGACTGTCTGCATATCTGTAGTGCTTTGATAAGTGGTTGAtttgacacaataacacatGTATCATTATTTCTTAGCACAGCACCTAAACATTAGATGTCTAActaatcttaaaaaaatcatgatttcctagctctttttcttttgctacaATCTTTCGCTCGTTGACTGTAGTTTGTGGAATCTAAGgttattttccttttgcacTCCTTGCTCCTTGATCCAACTTTAGTGCCTGCTCCAGAGCCATCTCTCCTGCCAGAAAGCTTCAAGAAGAAAGATGTAATAGAAATTCTGTCCCATAAGAAGGCTTACAATGCCTGTAAGTATAAAAAAATCTCATAGTATGTGTGGCCttgtttttaaacttcattAGCTTATattcaaactgaaatatctcaacgaGAAATGCATGGATGCCATGACTTTTTGTATAGACATTCACAGTCCCCAAAGGATGATCCCACAGTGTGGATCCACTAACTTTTCCTCAGGGCACAAGTTTTACACCTTGACTTTTACACTAGATATCTCAACAGCTGTGTGATTCATTGGGGCTAAATTTCGTACAGACTGTGTTCTGGTGTATTTGGTTAACCCATGACTTTTCCTCCGGCTACTTCATGAATTTTActcaattcaaaaaaaaatatattttgacaaCTGGATTGCTGTGAAATTGCTGTGAAATTTGCCCAAAGTAATTATGTTACCCAGAGGATGAACTGATAAAACTGTGATATCCCGACCTTTCACCTAGCACCACCAGGAGGTCAAGAGTTCTTTTTATCCAATACTTGATTTCATTTGACTTGATTTTATGAAATGCTGACACTGTGTTTAGTCGTCATTATCAAATATGGTTAAGAACAAACTaagattttaaacattataCCAGCATTTGAATTCCAATTTATCTTCCTTTTTggtacgtttgtttttttcttaacctCTAGCTATTCTGATAGCCCACCTGAAGCTGTCTCCTGCGGAGCTGCGACAAATGCTGATGACCATGGTCACTGATAGGCTGGAGCCGGCCCACAtcaagcagctgctgctgtatgCCCCCGACGCAGAGGAGGTCAAAAAGTACGAGGAGTACAGACAGGACCCCGGCAAACTCAGTGAGCCAGACCAGTTTGTGTTGCAGGTACAGTCCTGGCCGGGGAGTGGATgggtgggtttgttttttgttgatttgaaCACGTGTACAAGTGATTGTGACGGTGACCTCTGCCTGTGTTCATAAGTGTATCAACAGTTACTCATTTCCGTGTTGTGTGTGGTCTCCATCAGATGTTATCAGTGCCAGAGTACAAGACGCGCCTGCAGAGCCTCCTCTTCAAGTGTTCTCTacaggagaagacagaggagctgAGGGGAGCGTACGACTGTATCTGCAAGGCCTCCGTGGAGCTGAAGACCAGCAAGAAACTAGCAAAGATACTAGAGGTAGCCGACTCTTgagtatattaaaaaagaaagaaaaattacttGTCATTGTTTATATTTAATGGCAACCTGGTGTTGTGCTGATGATGTAAAAATGCTGCTTTTACAATTGTGCATGATTCTGATAAGGAATATGATGTTTGTTATCAGATATGAAGAACAGTAAAACATGTTCACCAACCTACAAGATGTTTGCTCTTTCCCCTTAACTGGAACCAGACATGCAGCATATCTGGATTATGCATAAAAATTACACTACAAGAACAAAAGAGCTATACATGCCTAGGAATGAGAACTCAGctcaaatatgaatgaattCTTCTGCAGAATTACAGTACAGTTCTGCTTGCTTTTGCTTTCTTCAGTTTGTGCTGGCAATGGGAAACTACTTGAATAACAGCCAGCCTAAAACCAACAAGACTACAGGCTTCAAGATCAACTTCCTAACAGAGGTAATGTAATCAATACATTAatagatattgaaaaaaaatatgatgaaatctTTGAAGAATAAGATTGATATGACACTGGTACAGTCAATAAATTCAATATGTCTTCTACAGTTGAGCACAACTAAAACAGTGGATGGGAAGTCGACATTTCTGCATATTCTGGTCAAGTCCTTATGTCAACACTTTCCCGAAGTGTTGGATTTTTCCAAAGATCTAACTATGGTTGCACCTGCAGCCAAAGGTAGATAGATACATTTCCCTTTAACATCAGCTCCACAGCTTGAGAACAATGTTTTAACAGATATTGtcatttttgcatgttttccatTCTTTGCTCATTATTATCCTGCTTTGTTCACACACGTCTCCAGTAAACCAGAGGACTATCACGTCAGATCTGAATGACCTTCATGCAACCATCCGGGACATTCGCTCAGCCTGTCAGAAGATGCCTGCGACTGCCGAGGACCGTTTTGCTGTTGTCATGAGTGTATCCTTCACAAAATTGCCCAAAGGCACagaaacactgatttatttagACCAATGAAGTTAGAAACTAAAGAAGAGGTGATGAAACACTTGTGTCCCTtgactccagtgtgtgtgtagaactTTTTGGAGAACAGTCACCCAGCAATCCAGTCTCTGGAGTCGCTGCAACAGAGAGCAATGGAAGAGTTCAGCAAAACGGCCTCTTACTTTGGGGAAGACGGCAAAGCCACCAACACTGAGGCCTTCTTTGGTATCTTTGCTGAGTTCGTGAAAAAGTTTGAGGTGAGGAAGTAAAATTTTAAGAATTACAGTCAACATTATATGTATGGTATTGTCTTTAGTTATTTTTCAACTTTCACCGaactaaaaaaaagtgtttcttttgttgtcagtttttgacaacaaaaacaacaaaaaaggctCACGTAATGTCGGCATTTTGTAGTGCTAGCAATGAGCACAGCCTGCGTTGCATCAACAATGTAGAGATACAACAGTCTACTAGGCTACATCAATAATGATCTGCTATAATTTACAGTATTGGGATCAGTATTCAGCAGTTGTTTGTGCGTCTGAGTAAAGAAAGctgaaattaaaagacaaaactagaatggcactcgaTAGAGCTCTTACCtcaaacaatcctacacatcTGCTcttataaaagacaaaaagaaaggaagaagtcTGATAATCTACATGAAatggctgatgtttttttcaatccCTTAAGTAATTGGAATTTCTTCAATCATATATGAGAAccacaacaaatatatatattgttaaacTATTAAGTAACGATGTGAATAATACAGATGACAGTTTATGATGTTTTATAaaccctgttgttgttgttttgtttttcagagagCTCTGAGTGATCATCAGGCTGCAGAAATCCCGAAGAGTCCTCGGAGTCCACGAATGGCCTCCCCACTGGCCTggtaacatacacacacacacacagtatacacacagacattcacagaCATGCTGTAAACATATTCTGTACATATCTTGAACATACACAACACTCATTGCACATTTTTgagcaaaaaatgtataatgtatgtatggtttttttttggttacatTAAGTGAGACAGAAACTCTTTTGcatcatgtgtgcatgtgtccttttcaaaataagattttATGCCTCAGACTTCTACATAGTACACAACTTTTTCTGGCTGTCAAAATATCTGTACTGTGTAAGAGTTAGTTACTGATTAACATCATATAGTTCATCCTAATGTTTCCTTCTCTCAGCCTGAGATTTGGTCACCTCTGTAAGTGCGCAATAACGTCTCTACAGTAAAATCTTTGTGATGTGTGCTTGAATAAGATTTCATCCTAAAATAGATgtttacttaaaataaatacactcACGGAATCAGTTTTCCTAATTGTTTACACGTTGTGTATTTTTGTAAGCAGCCCACCACCCTGAATGTGAAATAAGTTCTTTACCGTTTAAGcgtagattattttctctagTAAATAATCACTCACCTCAGATTTCCCCAATGATGGATGGTTTGATTGACTGCATCATGTTTatacagattttctttctcttttcctaaaTGGTGTTGCTCTTGTATGATACCTCTAATGCCACCATGAGACAATGTATGTGGGATGTTTGGAGAATTTTAACTGTTCTAAGgatcctttttatttatttgtattcaagTCGgtggttgttgtagtgggaTCTGACCTGGAGCTCAGAGTGGGCAGTGTGCAATATGTGAAAATTCGGCTGATATTAAACTGTAACAGAGATTTCTCTTGTTTGTACTGAACAAAATGAGAGTGAATGTCATGAAGATTTTATGCTACAATATATTAAGCACTTTTGTGTGTCGcccaaatatttatttcatggtgTTATGCTGGACAAACTGAGCAGGAAGTTATTCCACTGAGAGGACAGCCACGTCATTAAGTTTAGTGTAAGACCTGTAGCATTTTACATGCGGCAGCATTCAACTAGTAAAACAGACTTACCAGCTTCTCAGTTACACCAGTGCTTTGTAAAAAGTAAAGCTTCCTCTCCAggtgatattttaaaaacttaagGTTAAGCTGTGCAGTTAGTAAAAGCTTTTCTCTGCTTAAATTAGAgtctgcattttgttttgtgtcacaacaacgctgacaaataataataatgataataaaagagTCATATAAAATCTATATCTGCCCGTGTTGTAAAGAATCTGTTACGAAAATGATCTGTCATGGTTGCTAATAtgccaaatgaaaatgtgttttacgGAGAAATGATACTGTATGTACTAGTGTATTATTGGCAGTACAGAGGTAATAACATTAAAGTACTCTTGTTTCTACATTTCCTTCTGTAAATAACTGTCTTCACAACTTGcttacagctgctgctgatacACCTGCTATTGCTGCAATGTCTCAgatgaacatttgtttttgtgacataaccctgtaatctgtaatctgtGTAAAGGGATGATATCACTGCCCACCTCGTCCTGTGTAATTAGGCATTCATTTAGCACTCTGTCATTTAGCTCCTCCGTTGGCAGCAGGAGTGGGTTGTGCAAACACTTGCTCTGTGAGGAGTAATAAATCCCTTACATTTTAACTAAACCTTGTGGCACATGAGGGGAAAGTGGAGTTTGATCCTTTGGTGAGTGGAGGAAGCGTCGCAACAAGCGTGAGATTCCTGGGATCGTCCCCGGATAATGTGTGACGCGCTGGATTGTTTGGGCAAAACAACTCGGCACCGGACTGTCCGGCTGGAATGATAGTGTGACCACGTGAAAGGTGAggtttttttgctgtaaaaagTCAGTAGATctatttaaaagtttttttttaatgtttggtgCTGTAatcattcctcctcttcataCTGGTCATTGAAAGAAACTTTTGTTAGATGTTTACACGTGATGAGGATTAAAATCCACAGTCCTTAATGTCAAGGTGGAGCTGATTTGCTCATGTTTGTCTGCCAACATCGCATTTAATCAAGTTATCATATCTTGTGTCAGATCCGTAAAACTGACTTTATCTGTCAGATAAATACTGTAGTgaataaaaagcataaaaagaAGTGCAAGTACCTCAAACTTGTATTCAAGTTAACAAGTACatgtactttgttttttaataaaattactTTTAATTGCGGTGTCCAGATCCAAGAGGGTGTGAGGTTTTGAATGTCACTATAGTCTTGATTATCTGCAACCACAAGCATTTGTTTATCATGTTTCCAAAATGATGATAATCCTTTTACTGTCCACATCggaatttattaatttcttgtttttccagATGACTTTTGACCCCACAGCAGGGCACCAAGGGACCAGCATGagtccatctccatctcccgGCACCGGAACTACTCTGGTCACTGTGGACATAGTGGTCCTGGTGGCCTACTTTCTGCTCGTGCTGGCTGTGGGCTTCTGGGTAAGTACAAGGGAAAAGAAACGGGTCACTGCTTTAATGCTGATACCAAAACCTCTTTACATAGTAAGCAATGTCGTGTTTGACATTCtaaaaacatccttttttaaaaaaaaagaaatcttattAGTGGTACTTGCttgaaatcaaaatgtattgtaCAGATTTTTGCAGCCAAACACTGACTCTAAGTCCTTGAGCATCATTGCCATCAAGCAAATGTTACCGACATCCTTCAACAAGGACAGAACTGGCCTGTATCTTTAGAACTTTGTCACAAGTTGGATTTCATCTTTCTAGCTCTACAACAGCGtctgttcatattcatgttcatgtttgagAGCCTGCCCTTTTCTCCCTGTGCAGCACCTTCTCTCACAAATAAGCTCACTGTATGCTGTGCCTCTGAACTAGTACCATACTGCTGTTTCAAAAAGAGATTCTCCTGTCAATTACAAGAAAGCAATTGTACAAGAAAtgtcttcctttttaaaaatgagagaTTTTTGAGACGAACATTCCCCGACAAGTAGACTTTGTAATATGACAATTAAAGGCTTCTGCATATGTTAAGTTTGCAACTGTATTTATCTGGGATAAGGCTAGAAAGGAAGCTTGATGTTCTCCAGTGGCAGGTCATGGATTTAAGAAAAACCCAGAATGAGACAGATCATAGACAATTACATACACCATAGTAAGGTAGCAGGTCGATACCTTTACCTTCTGCTTCCTTGACTCAGGGAAAATGTGATCTTCGCCCTGGTAGCAGATCCTGCTATGAATTGATATTTCATCCGTACATGAATCTCCAAgagttgtcctttttttcccctgccagTCCATGTGGAGGACGAAGCGCAGCACGGTGGATGGATACTTCCTGGCCGGGAAGAGCATGACCTGGTGGCCGGTGAGTCAAACACTACGACACTACCACGACTTGATAATAAGACAACCAGAAATCTGAAGCACCTCCACCTCTAATATTTCACACTCTTAAAATCAGACAGAGTTGAAAGTGATAAAGAGAGTTGATCCTGATTCTGACTCTCTCGTCTGAGTTCAGGTCGGCGCCTCCCTGTTTGCCAGCAACATTGGCAGTGGACATTTTATCGGCCTGGCGGGATCAGGAGCTGCCGCAGGAATTGGAGCGATTGCTTATGAATGGAATGTAAGAGGTTGCATACAATCTCCTCAGATATAGTGCGCAAATGGGAAACCAGTTTTGATATAAAGTATCCATCACCGTTTTGAATTTTAAAGTCTGAGTGTGTTAAAATGTTGTCATCTGGTTATGGACAGGGTATGgtgatggtgctgctgctgggatgGCTCTTCCTGCCCATCTACATTGCCTCTGGGGTGAGGTGCACGTGCAGACAGTCAAATACtccacacacaacatgaacattttgttattttgttcaattctttttctttatttctccagGTAACAACAATGCCAGAATACTTGCAGAGGCGTTTCGGTGGGAGAAGAACACAGTTGTTTATAGCCGTCCTGTCcttgtttatttacattttcacaaagatATCGGTATGATTGAAATCCACATCAATCCTCTTTTGCGTTCTACTTTGCCGTGTGCATTATTTTTGAAGTTTTGTACTCTGCTTTAACTTCCTGTTGCAACTTCTCTGTGTAAAGTACAAGTcccatcaggtgtgtgtgtgtgtgtgtgtgtgtgtgtgtgtgtgtgtgtgtgtgtgtgtgtgtgtgtgtgtgtgtgtgtgtgtgtgtgtgtgtgtgtgtgtgtgtgtgtgtgtgtgttttcccaccAGGTGGACATGTATGCTGGTGCATTGTTCATACAGCTTGCTTTACAATGGGATATCTACCTGGCTatagtgctgctgctgtcggtcACTGCTCTCTACACTGTAGCAGGTGACAAT from the Scophthalmus maximus strain ysfricsl-2021 chromosome 17, ASM2237912v1, whole genome shotgun sequence genome contains:
- the grid2ipa gene encoding delphilin isoform X4 → MGRDRSLSRHFRIFIPKKHRERFDEVVSQSLMSRLKGRSFSDPSRNRLRRSRSEDHPERLLVSTRASSVPRTHAEEGVFPPTRGMRKTTSLIAGHSSGTTTNCRTVRVCKGNMSFGFTLRGHAPVWIDSVIPGSPADKAGLKPGDRILFLNGLDMRTSSHEKVVSMLQGSGAMPTLVVEDGPPTFALAEQDLAGGSVPTERSRSPVLSSLQWVAEILPPSIRVQGRTFGQQLEHLLTIQERYTICKALENFFQHRNVDTLIVDVFPVLDTPAKQVIWQFVYQLLTYEEQEHCQSKISRFLGYKAPVPPPPPPPPPPPEPEVAPEPHRRSSSMRVTGTTYRSSVRGRSSDDLVIGTHLGMGLRAEPVLETGMRLAPGERQSGDGTSLPETPNNLTNLSAVYAELENMYSTKRSKSLKSRPPPAPESFLDLETASRSASPTIHNTGSRKGPSTPAAWQEPLPSPPLAQFYSSGLPSQTSAESNPYISLDSPPPSPPEPADYPSSPPPQRTSNRRYTFSKPPRSEDTDRFLDALSEQLGQRVAIIDDFLTPENDYEEDVVQMGFPDEEDEDNEEELGVDEEESGGFVAPELSSPSDVHSSSGEENASSLTYSSSSDHIPPPPMTPPPPPPVQFNDPAPPPPAPAQAQPQQHQQQQQQQQQQQQQQQQQQQQQQQQQQLNYTPEHSPRAYVPIRRKSGPPPPPPPRSNPPPKRLSLHKALPSREDLQVHATIQELKVYQEQQAYQERQAYEEQKVYKERQAYEEQKAYEEQQLFQEQQAYQEKLFKERQAYEEQKAYEEQKAFEEQQMYQEQQAYQERQAYEQRQAYQEQKVYEQRQAYKEQKAFEELQAYQEQKAYEERKAYEEQKAFEEQQAYQEQQMQQIYQSHHSMPTQPTQQKAQSPLPLQQLHQSLPPLPSPDSTHQHANHPLYIMRLAQQQQATQSHHHRRLSRSAPPPHQPSTQPTAHPSQQDQYAEGIYQSQQGLRPHPHHSSAEMLHQMHQAPAHHSSAEMLNQLQQSQAHHSSAEMLQQMQQAHAHYSSSEMLHQIHKSKAEHSSTEFLHQMQPHHSSTELLHQAHQMLRGQPHHSSSELLHQMHKPQTHHSSTELLHQAHQMHQPVPHHSSTELLHQAQQEPASLSVQLKRDSHSHQSRRSLKGHHRTQVSPQGRHQEQQIHHPQPTKPSPQRPHSIQQTHHHSSTPQIHHIHHMTPQPPPKDFQHQIHVIHPPQQPHSPQPLLSTFQPLQPPQPSLSTFQPLPQHHQLQHQVQSSTKTARPHSQPSHHLLQSQNQPQSQSSHHKQSHGQSQPQSLPHSLSDPTEHLLEPPPPPPPPPPCSPPPLPRPGLSRMDSNHMSVKRLRWEQVENSEGTIWGQLGANSDYDKLHDMVKYLDLELHFGTQKSSMPAPEPSLLPESFKKKDVIEILSHKKAYNASILIAHLKLSPAELRQMLMTMVTDRLEPAHIKQLLLYAPDAEEVKKYEEYRQDPGKLSEPDQFVLQMLSVPEYKTRLQSLLFKCSLQEKTEELRGAYDCICKASVELKTSKKLAKILEFVLAMGNYLNNSQPKTNKTTGFKINFLTELSTTKTVDGKSTFLHILVKSLCQHFPEVLDFSKDLTMVAPAAKVNQRTITSDLNDLHATIRDIRSACQKMPATAEDRFAVVMSNFLENSHPAIQSLESLQQRAMEEFSKTASYFGEDGKATNTEAFFGIFAEFVKKFERALSDHQAAEIPKSPRSPRMASPLAW
- the grid2ipa gene encoding delphilin isoform X3 encodes the protein MHTALFLTRTCTQPLLWSSMLEGIMNCCLRIFIPKKHRERFDEVVSQSLMSRLKGRSFSDPSRNRLRRSRSEDHPERLLVSTRASSVPRTHAEEGVFPPTRGMRKTTSLIAGHSSGTTTNCRTVRVCKGNMSFGFTLRGHAPVWIDSVIPGSPADKAGLKPGDRILFLNGLDMRTSSHEKVVSMLQGSGAMPTLVVEDGPPTFALAEQDLAGGSVPTERSRSPVLSSLQWVAEILPPSIRVQGRTFGQQLEHLLTIQERYTICKALENFFQHRNVDTLIVDVFPVLDTPAKQVIWQFVYQLLTYEEQEHCQSKISRFLGYKAPVPPPPPPPPPPPEPEVAPEPHRRSSSMRVTGTTYRSSVRGRSSDDLVIGTHLGMGLRAEPVLETGMRLAPGERQSGDGTSLPETPNNLTNLSAVYAELENMYSTKRSKSLKSRPPPAPESFLDLETASRSASPTIHNTGSRKGPSTPAAWQEPLPSPPLAQFYSSGLPSQTSAESNPYISLDSPPPSPPEPADYPSSPPPQRTSNRRYTFSKPPRSEDTDRFLDALSEQLGQRVAIIDDFLTPENDYEEDVVQMGFPDEEDEDNEEELGVDEEESGGFVAPELSSPSDVHSSSGEENASSLTYSSSSDHIPPPPMTPPPPPPVQFNDPAPPPPAPAQAQPQQHQQQQQQQQQQQQQQQQQQQQQQQQQQLNYTPEHSPRAYVPIRRKSGPPPPPPPRSNPPPKRLSLHKALPSREDLQVHATIQELKVYQEQQAYQERQAYEEQKVYKERQAYEEQKAYEEQQLFQEQQAYQEKLFKERQAYEEQKAYEEQKAFEEQQMYQEQQAYQERQAYEQRQAYQEQKVYEQRQAYKEQKAFEELQAYQEQKAYEERKAYEEQKAFEEQQAYQEQQMQQIYQSHHSMPTQPTQQKAQSPLPLQQLHQSLPPLPSPDSTHQHANHPLYIMRLAQQQQATQSHHHRRLSRSAPPPHQPSTQPTAHPSQQDQYAEGIYQSQQGLRPHPHHSSAEMLHQMHQAPAHHSSAEMLNQLQQSQAHHSSAEMLQQMQQAHAHYSSSEMLHQIHKSKAEHSSTEFLHQMQPHHSSTELLHQAHQMLRGQPHHSSSELLHQMHKPQTHHSSTELLHQAHQMHQPVPHHSSTELLHQAQQEPASLSVQLKRDSHSHQSRRSLKGHHRTQVSPQGRHQEQQIHHPQPTKPSPQRPHSIQQTHHHSSTPQIHHIHHMTPQPPPKDFQHQIHVIHPPQQPHSPQPLLSTFQPLQPPQPSLSTFQPLPQHHQLQHQVQSSTKTARPHSQPSHHLLQSQNQPQSQSSHHKQSHGQSQPQSLPHSLSDPTEHLLEPPPPPPPPPPCSPPPLPRPGLSRMDSNHMSVKRLRWEQVENSEGTIWGQLGANSDYDKLHDMVKYLDLELHFGTQKSSMPAPEPSLLPESFKKKDVIEILSHKKAYNASILIAHLKLSPAELRQMLMTMVTDRLEPAHIKQLLLYAPDAEEVKKYEEYRQDPGKLSEPDQFVLQVQSWPGSGWMLSVPEYKTRLQSLLFKCSLQEKTEELRGAYDCICKASVELKTSKKLAKILEFVLAMGNYLNNSQPKTNKTTGFKINFLTELSTTKTVDGKSTFLHILVKSLCQHFPEVLDFSKDLTMVAPAAKVNQRTITSDLNDLHATIRDIRSACQKMPATAEDRFAVVMSNFLENSHPAIQSLESLQQRAMEEFSKTASYFGEDGKATNTEAFFGIFAEFVKKFERALSDHQAAEIPKSPRSPRMASPLAW